The following DNA comes from Methanotorris formicicus Mc-S-70.
AACCGAAGGATGTGGGGAGTTCCGTTCCCCCCGAAAGTTATCCAATGAAATTGGGAGGGTGGAAGGTTATCCGCTATGCTTGTTTCAATTGTTTCAAAATTAGCGGATAACCAGAACGGTTATGATACACTACCTGATAGCAAAGATTTTTGGAACTGCAATATTTGGCAGAGGTTTTTGTGGTTGGGGATGTTGGATAGCAATGATCCTTGAAGTTCTACCTTATAAAAACCCATCAGGAAGAGTTAAAAACTTGGGAATTTTGAGATATATTGTTTTTTTACTATCTTTAGGAATTGTCCTTTATTTTTGGAAATGTGGTTACACAATTTATGGATCTAGAGATAAGGAATTATTATGGTTTATTGTAGGATTAGCCATATACTACTCGTTTGGGATTTCAATGGCATTTCTTTTCAAGGATAATAGGGCATTTTGTAAATACTTTTGTCCAATTCCAGTTTTACAAAAAATATTAGGAAGATTTGCATTGTTAAAAATCTCAATTGATAAAAATAAGTGTATTAATTGTGGTTTATGTGAAAAGAACTGTCCAATGGATATAAAACTTTTAGACTACAAAAATAAAGGTAAAAGAGTTTTATCAACCGAATGTATCTTATGCACAACTTGTATGGGTGTTTGTCCAAAAAGTGCAATTGATGTAAAAGTTAAATTTGATTTTGGAGAAGAAATTTTGGGATATAGGGGTTAAAACCCCCAATTATTTAAAGTATCTGTCTAAGATTCCCTTTAACATTTTTGCATGTCTTGCTTCATCCCTACTTGACTCATCAAAGAAATCATGAGCAGGATCTATACCAAGTTCTTTTGCCTTTGTTGCAGCGGCTTTTTTCTCTTTATTTGCCATACATTCTCCTTTTAACATCATTTCAATATTTTCTTTTAAGTTTTCCGAAATAACACCATTCATTTCAGCAAAGTGAGCAGCGTGTTCTGCCTCTTCCATTGCTATTCTTTTTAAAACCTCAGCAACCTCAGGTAATCCTTCTCTTTGTGCCTGTCTTGCCATCGCTAAGTATAATCCAACTTCTTTACACTCTCCCTCAAAGTTTGCTTGGACTTCTTTTTCTAACTCTGTTCCTTTTGTTATTCCTATTTTGTGTTCATTTATTAACTCCAATTCCATACTTTCACCCCATTTTTTTATTACAATAATTAATAGTGTTAATTCTTATATATATCATTAATTGTTCGAGTTTATTTACTTTTAGCCATGAAAAATCCGAGATTCGTCAATAAATAAAAATATGGTAAAAAGTAGAAAGTTTAAGAAGAATTTATTCTTTTATTTTTGCAGCCAATCTTTTACCCATATTGTAGCATTTCTCTAATTCATCTTCTGTTGGGACATAGTAGAGTTCATATTCATCCAAGACCTCAAATCCACATGCTTTAAGTTCTTCTGCAAGTTTTTTAACCGCTCCTCCTTCTCCACCCATTGAACCAAATACAAGAGATAATCTCTTTCTACCTGTTCTGTTGAATTTCAATCCTCTAAGGTAGTATATTAAATCCCCAATACTTGGGTATGGCTCATCGTATATTGTTGGAATTCCAAAGAGGACAGCCTTACTATCTAAAATATCCTTAACAATTTCACTTCTTTCATCTTCATGTAGGTAGTACATAACAACTTCTACTCCCCCACTTATCAACCCTTCTGCAAATGCGTGTGCCATTTTTTGGGTTGAGTAGTGCATTGTGTCGTAGATAATTGTAACTTTATCTTCACATTTTCCAGTAGCCCAATCTGCATAAGCACTTATAACCTTCATTGGGTCTGTCCAAATTTGTCCATGGGAAGGAGCAATCATCTTTATCTTCTCAAGTAATCCAAGTTCTTTTACTTCATCAAACTTCTTCAAGACCAATTTTGATAATGGTGTTATTAAATTTGCGTAGAACTTTTTAGTAGCATCCATTAATACATACTCTGGAATTTCGTGGTCAAATCTCTTTGTGAAGCAAAGGTGTTGCCCAAATGCATCGTTTGAGAATAAAATTCCTTCTTCTGCATAGAATGTAAACATACTATCTGGCCAGTGTAATAATGGAGCCTCTAAGAACACCAATGATTTTCCTCCCAAGTCAACACTGTCTAAGGATTTAACAACTTTAAATGGTGCATCTTTTAATGATGGGTAGTGCTTTTTAAGCCCCTCAACTGCAACTTCAGTACAGTATATTGGTGCCTCTGGGAACTTTTTGTGGATTTCTGGTAAAGCACCACTGTGGTCTTTTTCTACATGGTTCTGAACAATCACATCAATCTTAAATTCCCTTCCCTCTTTTTCAAATGCATCCTTTATCCTCCCCCACATCTGAGTTGAGGTTCCTGGGTACGTGTTGTCTATTAAAGCAACTTTTTCTTCTCCAAACACAAGGTATGCGTTGTAGGTTGTTCCTTTTAAGGTGTATCCGTGGTATTTTCTAATGTCCCAATCTAAAACCCCCGCCCAATAAACTCCATCTGCAATCTTTACAGCATCTGCTTTCATTACTTTCACCCACTCAAATTGTTCAATAATTAAATTTATTTATACTCTAAATTTTTAAATGGTTATATTTATCTTAAATTTTAAAATAAGTTGTAAATCTTACTTAAATTTATGGGTATTTTTCCAATATTTAACGTAAACAACTATATACCAAGAACAAATAAACACCTGTATTTATCACGAAAAAAAGGGATATATTCGATTTACACTACAATAAAACCACTTCTATTTCACATAGATGTCGGGACGGTCGTAGGAGACACTTTTGTAACGACAAAGAAAATTATGAAGGAATCTAAAGAATTGGGGATGGAATATATTGGTAAACTTAGGAAAAACATTATAGTCGAGTATTTCGGTAAGAAGGTTAAGGTAGAAGAATTGTTTAGGATGGATTTTAGCGAAGATAAGCTTAAATTAAGGACTGTTAATGGAATAGAGTTTAGATTATCTGCTAAAATCGTGAATATCTCCGATGTTGGTAAAGTTAAAATCGTTGCAGTGTTTATGGAAAATCAGAGATTAGACGAAATGCTTCGCATTTCGTTGCTCGCTTACTTCGTAAGCGAAAACCCAAGTATTTAGTATCTACAAACTATAAAAAGAAGGCA
Coding sequences within:
- a CDS encoding 4Fe-4S binding protein; the encoded protein is MIHYLIAKIFGTAIFGRGFCGWGCWIAMILEVLPYKNPSGRVKNLGILRYIVFLLSLGIVLYFWKCGYTIYGSRDKELLWFIVGLAIYYSFGISMAFLFKDNRAFCKYFCPIPVLQKILGRFALLKISIDKNKCINCGLCEKNCPMDIKLLDYKNKGKRVLSTECILCTTCMGVCPKSAIDVKVKFDFGEEILGYRG
- a CDS encoding FprA family A-type flavoprotein, producing MKADAVKIADGVYWAGVLDWDIRKYHGYTLKGTTYNAYLVFGEEKVALIDNTYPGTSTQMWGRIKDAFEKEGREFKIDVIVQNHVEKDHSGALPEIHKKFPEAPIYCTEVAVEGLKKHYPSLKDAPFKVVKSLDSVDLGGKSLVFLEAPLLHWPDSMFTFYAEEGILFSNDAFGQHLCFTKRFDHEIPEYVLMDATKKFYANLITPLSKLVLKKFDEVKELGLLEKIKMIAPSHGQIWTDPMKVISAYADWATGKCEDKVTIIYDTMHYSTQKMAHAFAEGLISGGVEVVMYYLHEDERSEIVKDILDSKAVLFGIPTIYDEPYPSIGDLIYYLRGLKFNRTGRKRLSLVFGSMGGEGGAVKKLAEELKACGFEVLDEYELYYVPTEDELEKCYNMGKRLAAKIKE
- a CDS encoding ferritin-like domain-containing protein, whose product is MELELINEHKIGITKGTELEKEVQANFEGECKEVGLYLAMARQAQREGLPEVAEVLKRIAMEEAEHAAHFAEMNGVISENLKENIEMMLKGECMANKEKKAAATKAKELGIDPAHDFFDESSRDEARHAKMLKGILDRYFK